One window from the genome of Chloroflexota bacterium encodes:
- the fabF gene encoding beta-ketoacyl-ACP synthase II yields the protein MVTGLGTITPLGTTLSTTWDGIVEGKPGVGPITRFDTTGFDCRIAGEIKGFSPEDALSFKEAKRLDRFCQLALVASREALEDSGLEIDESISEHVGVLFGSAVGGMITLADQIEVLRTRGPHRVSPFLIPMFLPDLAAGHVAIATGARGPNYAVVSACATSAHTIGEAAEIIKRGDAKVMIAGGSEAGILPIGVAGFAAMKALSTRNDEPERASRPFDRERDGFVMAEGGGALVLEAESFARARGARVYAEVAGYGATDDAYHITAPSEGGEGAARAMQIALRKAGCSASDVDYINAHGTSTPANDRLETIAIKTVFGEAAYSVPVSSTKSMTGHLLGAAGAVEAIVCVKAIDEGIIPPTINYEYPDPECDLDYVPNAARKEPVHVALTNSLGFGGHNASLVFRRYQ from the coding sequence GTGGTCACAGGCCTCGGCACGATCACGCCCCTGGGGACCACGCTTTCCACCACGTGGGACGGGATCGTCGAAGGCAAGCCGGGCGTTGGCCCGATCACGCGATTCGACACCACGGGCTTTGATTGCCGAATCGCGGGCGAGATCAAGGGCTTCAGCCCCGAGGATGCCCTTTCCTTCAAAGAGGCAAAGCGGCTCGACCGGTTCTGCCAGCTCGCTCTCGTCGCATCGCGCGAGGCCCTCGAGGACTCCGGCCTGGAGATCGACGAGTCGATCTCGGAACACGTGGGCGTTCTGTTCGGCTCGGCCGTCGGTGGCATGATCACCCTCGCCGATCAGATCGAAGTGCTCCGGACACGCGGACCGCACCGGGTCAGCCCGTTCCTCATCCCGATGTTCCTCCCAGACCTCGCCGCCGGACACGTCGCGATCGCAACGGGCGCTCGCGGGCCAAACTATGCCGTCGTGTCAGCTTGCGCAACGAGCGCCCACACCATCGGTGAGGCGGCGGAGATCATCAAGCGCGGAGACGCCAAGGTGATGATCGCTGGGGGTTCGGAGGCGGGCATCTTGCCCATCGGCGTTGCCGGATTCGCCGCTATGAAAGCGCTCTCGACGCGCAACGACGAGCCAGAGCGAGCGTCGCGCCCGTTCGACCGCGAACGCGACGGGTTTGTCATGGCCGAAGGCGGTGGCGCGCTGGTGCTCGAAGCGGAGAGCTTCGCCCGCGCGCGTGGGGCGCGCGTCTACGCGGAGGTTGCTGGATACGGCGCAACCGACGACGCCTACCACATCACGGCGCCGTCCGAAGGAGGGGAGGGGGCGGCCCGCGCGATGCAGATCGCCCTTCGGAAGGCGGGCTGCTCGGCGTCCGACGTCGACTACATCAACGCCCACGGGACTTCCACCCCGGCCAACGACCGACTCGAGACGATCGCGATCAAGACCGTGTTCGGCGAGGCAGCCTATAGCGTTCCGGTATCGTCGACGAAGTCCATGACCGGGCACCTCCTGGGCGCCGCCGGAGCGGTCGAGGCTATCGTCTGTGTCAAGGCCATCGACGAGGGAATCATCCCCCCCACGATCAACTACGAGTATCCGGATCCAGAATGCGATCTGGACTACGTGCCCAACGCGGCACGGAAGGAGCCCGTCCACGTGGCGCTGACCAAC